In Cucurbita pepo subsp. pepo cultivar mu-cu-16 chromosome LG04, ASM280686v2, whole genome shotgun sequence, the following are encoded in one genomic region:
- the LOC111792541 gene encoding auxin-induced protein 15A-like, whose amino-acid sequence MGVHLTGIANAKQKLQRTFTAKQGIGSTVTNVPKGHFAVYVGEMQKKRFVIPISYLNHPLFKDLLNLAEEEFGFDHPMGGLTIPCTEDYFITLTSALNCS is encoded by the coding sequence ATGGGAGTCCACTTGACAGGAATAGCAAATGCAAAGCAAAAGCTGCAGAGAACTTTCACGGCAAAACAGGGGATTGGATCGACAGTGACGAATGTTCCTAAAGGGCATTTTGCAGTGTACGTAGGCGAAATGCAGAAGAAGAGATTTGTGATTCCGATATCGTACCTGAATCATCCATTGTTCAAGGATTTGCTGAACCTTGCGGAAGAGGAATTTGGATTCGATCATCCAATGGGCGGCCTCACCATTCCTTGTACCGAAGATTACTTCATCACCTTAACTTCTGCCCTAAATTGTTCGTAG